GGCGGTGGGCCAGTCGATCAGCTTGAGATTTTCCAGCTGCTCGAACTGCGCGGCCAGCCCGCTGGCGTCGATCGCGTCCCGCAAGGCGCGTTCGCCGAGAATGCTCCCCGGCGCGGCATACAGTGAGTTGAGAAACAGGCGGCTGGAGGGCGAATAAGGGCTGTAGCGACCGGTGTCGGCGCTGAACATCGCGTGCATCGGGCTGATCGCCAGGGCATCGGCACCCCGTTCGCCGGCCACACGCACCAGTTCTTCCAGTGCCTGGGTGTCGCCGAAACCACCATCGCCGGGGCGGCGCAACGCATATAACTGCGCACTCAAGCCCCAGGCGCGGGGGATAGGACTATCGACGGCATCGCCGACGCTGAAGCAGCGCTCGGGCGCCACGGCCAGGGTGAAATACTGATCGCCGATGTGCACTTGCTGGTAACCGACCGGAATCAGACCGGGCAGCATCGCTTCGTTGTCCAGCTTGAGGTTCATCTGCGAGCCATCTTCAAGATGAATCTCGCAGGGCGTCTCCGGTGAGAAATAGCGACTCAGATTCAGGGCAACGCCCACGTCGCAGGTCAACAGGCGCGGCAAGTGGCGGTCCTGCTGGACCTCTTGCAATTCCAGCAGGCTGGCATCGATTTCTTGCGCGGTGCTGGCCGGGTGGCCGAGTCCGATCAGGACATTACGCAGCACAGCAGGAGCGACTTTTTGCTGACGCCCGTTGGCGTCGATCCAGTCGACGGCGAGGCCGGCTCGGCTGGCGAGTATTTCCAGTTGCGCATCGCTCATAGGCGCTCTCCATCCAGGGGGTGCAAAAGGGGTGCGGCCGTGAGGCTGACGAGCGCGGTGTACGCCGGCAGTTGGTTCGGGTCCGACAGTTCGATGGCGGCTGGCTGTTGAAACAGCCACTCGGTATCGGTCTGTGCAGGGTTGACCACTGGCGTATCACTGAGGTTCAGGTCAATTCGCAGCTCACTGCCATCGCCCAGTCGCCAGCGTGCGCTGACTGCGCCATAGCCGAGCATCTGCGCGCCCAGTGCCTGGGTTCCGGAGAGGTGGGGAATGATGTACTGGTGACGCAACTTCAGCAGTTGCCGGTAGAGCTCTTGAGTCTGCTGCTGTAACGACGTGCCACTGCCGAGCAGTCGCGGCTGGGAAGCGCGGAAGGTTTCTTCGGCATTCGGATCGGGTATCTGCTCGCGCTTGTGCGGATCGGTAAAGGCACTGAATGCGGCGAATTCGTTGCGCCGGCCTTCACGCACCAGTTCCGCCAGTTCACCGTGGTGGCTGGTGAAAAACAGGAACGGTTGTTCGGCGGCAAATTCGTCACCCATGAAGATCAGCGGAATCATTGGCGACAGTAGCAGCAACACCGTCGCCGCTTGCACCGCGCGTGGGTCGGCGAGCTGATGCAGGCGCTCGCCAAACGCGCGGTTGCCGATCTGGTCATGGTTCTGCAAAAACAGCACGAAAGCAGTGGAGGGCAGATGTTCGCTCGGCTCTCCACGGGGTTCGCCATGACGCGTGATGTGGCCCTGGAACACGAAGCCCTGACTCAGGCAGCGCACCAATTGCTCAGTGGGTTGCGCGGCATAGTCGGCGTAATAGGCGTCGGTTTCGCCGGTCAGCAGCACGTGCAGGGCGTTATGACCGTCATCGTTCCATTGCGCGTCGTAGTCGGTTTCCAGCAGGCTCGACTGGTTCAGTTCGTTCTCGACGGTCAGCCAGACGTGGCGGGTCGAGTCGATCTGCTGGCGAATGCGCCGGGCCAGATCGCTGAGGAAATCCGGGTCTTCAATCGCATGCACCGCATCCAGGCGCAGGCCGTCGAAACGGTATTCGAGCAGCCACATCAGTGCGTTTTCAATAAAAAACTCGCGTACTTCCGGACGGCGGAAGTCAATCGCTGCGCCCCAGGGCGTGTGCTTGTCCTCGCGGAAAAAACCCTTGGCGTAACGATGCAGGTAGTTGCCATCGGGACCGAAGTGGTTGTAGACCACGTCGAGAATCACCGCCACGCCAAGACCGTGGGCGGTGTCGATCAGGTGTTTGAGTTGTTCGGGTGTGCCGTAAGAGGCTTGGGGCGCATAGGGCAGCACCCCGTCGTAGCCCCAGTTGCGATCACCGGGAAATTGCGCCAGCGGCATCAGTTCGATCGCGGTAACGCCCAGCGCCACCAGCCGCGCCAGATGCTGTTCGACTTCGGCAAAACCACCGAGCGCACCGACGTGCACCTCGTAAATCACCGCTTCGCTCCACGGCCGACCATTCCATGCCGTATGCCGCCATTGATAGGCGTGCGGGTCGACCACCACGCTGTGGCGGTCGAGGTCACCATCCTGCGCCCTGGAGGCCGGGTCCGGCACCTCCAGTTCGCCATCTATGCAGTAGCGGTAGCGACTGCCCGCCGGGCAGTTGGCCTCGATCACAAACCAACCGTCGCCCTGGGGCAGCATCGGCAGCGATTTTCCATCTTCTTCCAGTTCCACACTGACGTAGAACGCGTCAGGCGCCCACAACGCAAATTGCGTGTGCTCGGCATCCAGCATGATCGCGCCGTGGGGCCAGGTTTCTTGGGTCCTTGACGGCATTTTTTGCAACTCCCTGGTTATTTGTGGCTGGCTTTACCCAACGCCTTGGCGACCAGTTGTTCGTAAAGTTCGGCGTACGGTTCAACCGCTTTGCTCCAGTTGAACGGTGCGGCCATGGCCCGGCAACGCATGGCATTGAGCAGTTCCGGGAAGGCGAAGACCTTGAACGCGCGGCTCAGGGCTTCTTTATAGCTATCAACGGTGGATTCATCGAAGAGGAAACCGGTGACGCCGTTTTCGATGGTGTCCGCCAGACCGCCGGTATTGCGTGCGACCGGCAACGAGCCGAAACGCTGGGCGTACATCTGGCTCAGCCCGCATGGCTCGTAACGCGATGGCATCAGCAGGAAGTCGCTACCGGCAAACATGCGCCGGGCATCGGTTTCGTTGAAGCCGATGCGCACACCGACCTGGCCAGGGAAACGCAGGGCCAGTTCACGCATGGCTTGCTCTTCTTCCGGCTCGCCGCGACCGATGATTGCGATCTGGCCACCGTTCTGCACGATGAATTCGGACACTGCTTCGGTGAGGTCGAGACCTTTCTGATACACCAGTCGCGAGACCACAGCGAACAGCGGGCCGGTGGAATCATGCAAGCCAAACAGCTCACGGACATGCGCGGCATTGACCGCTTTGCCTTCCCAATCGCCGATGGCGAACGGTGCAAACAGGTGCGGATCAGTCGCCGAATCCCAGCTTTCATCGATGCCGTTCGGGATGCCGCTGAGCAGACCTTGCTGAGTCTTGGCTGCGAGGAAGCCGTCGAGGCCACAGCCGAAGTCCGGGGTGGTGATTTCCTGCGCATAAGTGGCGCTGACGGTAGTGATGTGGCTCGAATAGGCCATGCCGGCCTTGAGGAACGACATCTTGCCGTAGAACTCCATGCCTTCCTGTTGCAGCGCGTGGGTGGGAATCCCCAGTTCGGGGCAGGAACCGAGGCTGGTCACGCCCTGGTAGGCAAGGTTGTGAATGGTGAACAGGGTCGGTGTGCGCTGCCCGCGCCAGTGCATGTAAGCGGGTGCGAGGCCAGCCGGCCAGTCGTGGGCGTGCACCAGATCCGGGCGCCAGTGGATCTGCGCAAGGTTGGCGGCGATGTCGGCAGCGGCCAGGCCGAGACGGGCGAAGCGGATATGGTTGTCCGGCCAGTCGCGGCCGTTGTTGGCGCCGTATGGGCCACCTTCACGCTCATAGAGTTCAGGGCAGATCAACACGTAGATCACCAGGCCATCGGGCATGTCCATGCGCCCGATCTTGCAAGGTGGCAGCGCGGCGTGGCCACCCAGCTCGCCGATGATGTGAATCGGGTTTTCGCTATGCATCACTTGCGGATAACCGGGGATCAGCACGCGCACATCATGCAGATGGGCCATGGCCCGGGGCAGGGCAGCGGAGACGTCACCCAGACCACCGGTCTTGACCAGATCGGCGATTTCCGAGGTCACGAACAACACTTTTTTCTTGTTGGGATTCTGGCTTGCTACCGGAGCAAGCGTCTTGGTGCCGGGTACGTTGATCTGTCGGCTGCCGGGAATACTGATGGTGCTCGATTCTCCAAGCGACTGGTGAGCACGCTCTCCCTGAATATCCAATGCCGCACTGATCATATGTATCTCCCGTGTGTGATCTGATTCTTGTCTCAAACAAGCTGTTTCGTGGCCAAGTCCTGTGGCCGGGCGCAAAGGCGCCACGCATCGGTGAGCAAATGCTGACCCAACACGCGCAAGCAGAATGGGTGGTGAGGCCGTTGCAAGGATTACACCAGTCGCTTTCGCCCAGTTGTTCTGATGACCTGTGGCGTGAAGCAAAAGTTTCGAGTTTTTTTCGTCGGTATGACCGAGTGGTTTAACCACTGAAAAATCAGTCTAGGCCAGATCCTAGAGCGGGTAAGGGCAAATGGGTAAATTGTTCGACAATCGGTTGTGTCTGGATGTAAGTGAAGGTTTAGCGGAGGGAATGCTCCGACGAAGGGCATGTTTTTCGTCTGGAGTGGGCTAAAACGGTGACTGGGCAGTCACGGTTTTGTGCTAGGGGTTGGGCATGTTGCACCGTTGTGGTGCGAGCGTATTTCAGAGTGGTATCTGAGATGACCCCTTCGCGAGCAGGCTCGCTCCCACATTGGAACGCGGACACCCTGTGGGAGCGAGCCTGCTCGCGAAGGGGCCGGTTGATGCGCTACAACTCTCGAGTTAAAGACTCAATTCAATAGACGCATCGGCTCCCCGGCCGCCCAAGCCTGAATATCCTCGATCATCTGCCGGAAAAACTGTTCATAGTTCTGCCGACTGACATAACCCACATGCGGCGTGGCGAGAACATTGTCCAGCGTGCGAAACGGGTGCAGAGCCGGCAAAGGCTCCTGCTCGAAAACATCCAGCGCCACCCCGGCAATGCGCCGTTTCTGCAACGCCTTGATCAGCGCCGCTTCATCGACGATCGGCCCGCGGGCGGTGTTGACCAGCAGCGCGGTCGGTTTCATCCAGTCCAGCGCCTGGGCATCGACCAGATTGCGACTGCGCTCGCTGAGCACCAGATGCACCGACAGCACGTCAGCCTGTTCGAATAATTGCTGCTTGCTGACGTAAGTCACGCCAGCCTGTTCAGCGCGTTCGGCCGTGAGGTTTTCGCTCCAGGCAATCACCCGCATGCCGAACACCTGACCGAATTGCGCGACCCGCTGGCCGATGCTGCCCAAACCGAGAATACCCAGGGTCTTGCCGTGCAGATCACCGCCCAGTCCCTGCTGCCACTGGCCGGCGCGCAGGGCATTGGCTTCCTTCACCAGACCACGGGTGGCCGCCATGATCAGCGCCCAGGTCAACTCCGGCGCGGCGTGTTTGTAACTGTCGGTGCCGCAGACCTTGATGCCCAGCGCCGCTGCTGCAGGCATGTCCAGCGCGGCATTGCGCATGCCGCCGGTGACCAGCAATTTCAGATTGGGCAAACGCCCCAGCAGGTCGGCGTCGAAACGCGTGCGTTCGCGCATCACGCAGATCACCTCGTACTTGCCGAGGCGCTCAGCGAGCGTGGCGTTGTTCGCCGGGTAATCGTGCACAAAGGTTACTTCACCGATCCCATCGAGCACCGACCAGTCGACCACGTCGCGGGCCACGTCCTGCCAATCATCGATCACTGCAATCTGCACCGTCATCGCCTTACCTCATCAAGGAACGGAAGGAGTCTTGCCCAGCCAACCGAGCAGCGCCTGATGGAATTTTTCCGGTTCTTCCATTTGCGGCGCATGGCCCATGCCCGGGAATTCAATCAACGTCGACTGTGGAATCAGCTTGGAGACCTGTTTGCCGAGCACCTCGTAGTGACCGATTCTGGCTTTCACTTCCGGCGGCGCGAGGTCCTTGCCGATTGCGGTGGTATCGGACGTGCCGATCAGCAACAGGGTCGGCATCTTCAGGTCCTTGAACTCGTAGTACACCGGCTGGGTGAAGATCATGTCGTAGATCAGCGCCGAGTTCCACGCGACCTGGGTCTTGCCCGGGCCTTTGCTCAGGCCGGCAAGCATGTCGACCCAGCGATCGAATTCGGGCTTCCAGCGGCCGTCGTAATAGGTGGTGCGCTCATAGTCGCGAATGCCCTTGGCCGTCACCTTCAACTCGCGCTGGTACCACTGATCGACGGTGCGATACGGTACGCCGAGGGCTTTCCAGTCTTCCAGGCCGATCGGGTTGACCATCGCCAGTTGATCGACCTGCTCGGGGAACAGCAGCGCATAACGGGTGGCGAGCATGCCGCCGGTGGAGTGGCCGAGCACTGTGGCTTTCTGAATGCCCAGCGCCTTCAGCAACTGCTGGGTGTTGGTGGCGAGTTGCTGGAAGCTGTACTGATAGTGCTCAGGCTTGCTTGAGGTGCAGAAACCGATCTGATCCGGCGCAATCACTCGGTAGCCCGCGTCGCTCAGCGCCTTGATCGAACTGTCCCAGGTTGCCGCGCAGAAATTCTTGCCGTGCATCAGTACCACGGTGCGACCGTTGGCCTTGCCATTGGCGGCGATGTCCATGTAGCCCATTTGCAGTTGCTGGCCCTGGGATTCGAAGGCGAAGTGTTTAAGCGTGTAGGGATATTGGAAACCTTGCAGTTCCGGGCCATAGGCCGGCCCTTCGGCGGGAGCGGTTTCAGTGGCTGCGTGCGCCATTAACGGCAGGGCAGCGCTGAGGACGAGGCCGGGCAGCCAGCGGGAAAGCGTGACGGACATAAGCACAAACTCCTTGAAAATTGGCTGACTCTGAAAGGCCGGGATTACGCCGACGTTAAACAAAGGCAATCACGCGGGATGTTGGTTCAACCGAGCCAGCCCAGCGTCAGCAAGGCCAGCACGCCATAGCGCGCGCCTTTGGCCAGCGTCACGATCAGCAGGAACCGCCCGAGGGGCTCACGCATGACGCCGGCAATCAGGGTCAGCGGATCGCCGATTACCGGCAGCCAGCTGAGCAGCAGCGACCAGTGCCCATAGCGCTCGTAGTGCTTGCGCGCCTTGGCCATGTGCCCAGGACTGACCGGAAACCAGCGTCGACCCTGAAACCGTTCGATGCCATGGCCCAGCCACCAGTTGACCAGCGAGCCGAGCACGTTGCCCAGTGTTGCCACCGCAAGCAGGCCCCACAACCAGTAACGCTCGCTGACGATCAGCCCGACCAGCAGCGCCTCGGATTGCAGTGGCAACAATGTCGCCGCGCCAAACGCAGCAAAGAACAGGCCGAAGTAAGCCGCGCCCATCAACGGGCCGGGTAGTCCGCCACCACCACGTCAGCGCCGTCCTTTTTCAGGCCGATGACCTGATACGCGTCGCTCATGCCATCCATTTCCATGCCCGGCGACCCCATCGGCATGCCCGGTGCGGCCACGCCAAGCAGATCGTCGCGCTTGCTCAGAGCCAGCACCTGATCCGCCGGCACATGACCCTCGACGAATTTGCCATCGATGATCGCCGTGTGACAGGACGCGAGGCGCGGTGGTACGCCGTGCTGCTGTTTAAAGCTGCTCATGTCGCTTTCGACGTGGTCTTCAACTTTGAAGCCATTGGCTTCGAGATGGCTGATCCATTTTTTGCAGCAACCGCAATTGGCATCGCGGTGCACTTCGATCGGGATCAGTTCGGCGGCTTGCGCCAGGGAGGAGAGGAACAGGGTGCTCAGGGCGAGCAGACGCAGTTGGGTTCGCATGGGAATGGGCTCTCGACTCGGGTGACGGTCAAAAGAACGCATTTTGACCGGTTTTTCCGCCCTGGCATCAACTGAGTGTTTCCAGTTGCTACAAGACGCCCGAACCAGTGTAGGAGTGAGCCTGCTCGCGATAGCGGTATTCCAGTCGACAACATTCTTGACCGATAAACCGCCATCGCGAGCAGGCTCACTCCTACAGGTATGCGGTTGGCTTAACTGACCTTGAACCGTCCCATGATCGCGCTCACGCGGCTATTGGCTTCCAGCAATTGCCGGGTATTCAACTCGCTCGCCTGGCCGCTCTGCACCAGTTCATCGACCATGTGGCGGATCTGCACCATGCTGCGATTGATCTCTTCGGTCACTGCGCTTTGCTGTTCGGCGGCGGTGGCGATCTGGGTGCTGAGGCTGTTGATGTGGCTGACCGAACCGGCCATTTCGTCCAGCCCCGAGTTGACTCGAGCCGTGGCGTCGGCGGCAGACTGGCAGCTGGCCTGGGTGTTTTCCATGGCGCTGACCGACGAACTCACGCCTTGGGTCAGGCGGGTCAACATTTCGTTGATTTCCGAAGTGCTGGCCTGAGTACGGGCGGCGAGGGCACGGACTTCATCCGCCACTACCGCAAAGCCGCGACCCTGTTCCCCGGCACGTGCAGCCTCGATTGCCGCGTTGAGGGCGAGCAGGTTGGTCTGCCCGGCAATCGCGCCGATCACGCCGAGGATTTCGGTGATGCGCTGGGCGTCCTGCTGCATGTTTTCAACTTTGTGTGTAGCGCTGGCCACTTCGTCGATCAGCGCGACCACGCTGTTGGTCGCCTCACCGACCACCACCCGCGAGCGATCGGCGTTTTCGTTGGCACGTTGAGTGAACGCGGCAGTTTCGGCCGCATTCTGCGCGACGCTTTCGGCGGTCGAGCTCATTTCGGTAATGGCGGTGACGGTCTGGTCGGTTTCCGAGGCGTGACGCAGCAGGATCTGGCTGGTGTGCGCCGAAGTGCGTTGCAGATTGTCGAGGCACGAAGCCATGGCGCCGGTGGCCTGGGTGACTTCGCCGATCATGTTCTGCAAATAGGCGATGAAGGTGTTGACCGAGTGGCCGATGGCGCCCAGTTCGTCTTCGGCGCGAATGGTGATGCGGCGGGTCAGGTCGGCGTCGCCGCTGGACAGCGAGTCGATGTTGGCTTTCAGCGCCTTCATGCGCTGCACCAGCTTACGAATCGCATAAACCTGCAACAGCACCAGCAGGATCACCAGCGGAATCTGGATCAGGCTCAGGCTGTTGAGCACGTCATCACGCTGGGCGGTGAGCATCTTGGTTGGCAGGGCGGTGGCGAGGAACCACGGCGTGCCCTCGATAGGGCGCATGAAGAACGTGCTGGCTTCGCCGTTGTTGTCGAACTCGACGCGCTGCGCCTGATCGCGGTTCTGCAGGCCGGACTTGATCTGGTTGATGAAAGTGGAGCTGGCCGCCAGTTCGCTGATGTTCTTCAGCACAATCGGACCGCTGATGCGTGAGCTGTTGCTGATGATCTTGCCGTCAGCCTCAACGATGAGCATCTCGGCGTTGAGGTCTTTTTCCTTGCGCGCCACCAGATCGTTGAAGAAGCCCAGCGTCACGTCGATGGTCGAGACGCCCCAGGCGCTGCCGTTCTTGTAGATGGCCATGGCGCAGTTGGTGCGCGGCTCCGCACTGGCGTCGTCTTTATAGGCAGCGGCCCACGCGCATTGGCCGCGCGGGGTGGCCATGCCGCCCTTGTGCCAGCTCTGGTCGTAATAATTCGGTGCAGCGTCGCTGTTCCAGAAGGTGTTGACCTTGAGCTGGCCTGACGCATCACGATGCCAGAAGGTGCTGAACTTGTTGCGCCCGGTTTCACGCTGGCCCGGTAACGGCCAGATGCCGCCGCCGAAGACTTTAAGTTCGCCGTACTGATCCACCAGCCCTGGTAGCACCACGTCGATGGCTGCGCTGTCGAGCAACGGGATGGTCTGAGTGATGCTGCGCTGCTGGGCCTGCACCTTGTTCAGTTCGCCCTGAATCTGCACGGCGACCTCGGCGATGCGATTGAGCACGACCTTTTCTTCGGTGTCACGCAGGGTCGGCGCAACCAATTGGCTGATGCCGACTACAGTCAACACGGACAACAACAGGATGAACAGAACCAGAAACAGCGTGTAGCGAGCCTGGATAGTGCGCAGTGCGGGCATGGAACTGATCCTTGAGCGGCGTTTTTGTCGGAGGGCAGGAATAAGTCGGGCGGGTATCAAAGCGTATCGTCGTTCCGCGCGGAAGCTTTAGGTCCGCGGGTGCCGAAACAGATGCATGGCGATGACCGGTTGGTCTGCGGATCGACAAATTCGGGCAGGTCCATTCTCCCGAGCATCATTCGTTACATTGACATGACAGCTCTAGCGCAGCGTTTGCGGGGTCATCGGCCCTTTGTCGAGAATGTACGGAATTTGTAAAGCAGCTCATAAAAGTCTTGGAGCAAGCAGGAACGAGGCCGATACTTGCGCCCATTCAAATCGCTGAACAAGGACAATTCATGCCCATCGCACAAGGAAACCTCGCATGACTATCGGTTATACCGGCGCCTGGGAAAGCAAGGCTGGCGTCATGGTCCGTGACACCGGTGCGAAGAAACAGGTCGCGCAAAGCGTCAAAGTGCAGCAAATGCTGACGCTGGTCGGTAACGATCCGAACGCGCTGAATGTCGCCGAGATGGATAAACAGGGGCTGCGCAAGCAAATCAAGGGCTTCGACCCGGCCAACGTCTCCGTCAAGCAACTGGGCAACCTCAGCGAGTTCTTGCGCGGGCGCGGACTGATTTCCGAGATCACGTCGATCACCTTGCTCAATGCTGGTGACAAATTCGACCGTTTCGGCGTGCAGAAAGACCCGGACGCCAAGTTCAACGCGCTGGAGTATTTCGCCACGCAGCTCGATGCCATCCAGACCAATAGCCTCAATGGCAATTATTACGGCAAGAGCCTGATTCCCGAGTTTAAAAAAGCCATCTACATCTTGCAGAATCTCAAGACCTATGGCGAAGGCAACGCAGCTGTTCCATCCGACAAGGGCATCAAGGCCAAGGCCTGAACCCGCTCGTCATCGAACGGGTCCATGCTGGCTGCCACTGTCCCGATCACACTGGCGTCAAATCCCGCCCTGCGATTTGCCGTTGGATCTGATCATGCAAGCTGCGGATGTGCGGGCAATGCAACGCCAATTTGCGCGCGCTGTAGCCGCGATGAAACAACGCCAGCCATCCACCCCGATTGTCCTGCGCGGGCGCAAGACCAGTGAAGGCAAAACCGATGGCGTTCAGGCTGTGCAGATCCACGGCGAGGTGTCGGGACAACTGCAGACGGATCGAAATCAGCCAATGCCCGGGTAGCGTTCTCAACTGGTTGAGCAGTTCAGGGTCGAGTTTTTCCAGCAACATTTCATGGCGATGGCCATGTTGTTCAACCTGAACCGAGGCGCCGCGCCAGCGCGGCACGCTGGCCCCGCTGCCGAAGACTGTCGTCAGTCGCTCCATGAAGGGCCGGCAACTGGCTGGCCATACCTGCTCGGGCAAGGGCCGTTGATAACCATCGATGGCGCGAACGCCCAAGACGATCGACTCGGGCTTTTTGCATCCGAAAGGTGAGCGGACATAGTCCGGCAGCAGTCCGGTGTTATGGAAACCCAGGTGGATGGCCATGCGTTGGGTGTAAGGGTGATGGGTGACCTGTTTGATCGAAACGCTGCGACAGCCCAACGCCTGTGCATGAGTCAGCAGTTGCTCGCCCAGGCGCGTGGCGATGTTTTGCCCGCGGGTATCGGGATGCACGGCGCTCAGAGCCAGTTCGGCATCGTGCGAGCTCTCCGTTTGCCGGTACAAGGTAGCGTGGCCCCGAATGCGTTCCCCCTCGACCGCAACCAGGGAATGCCAGCGTTTGTCCGCGTGGTTCTGGCTGATCAGACAGGGCAGATAGACGTCGGTTTGCACGTAATGATCGCCGTAAACGTCGCGAAAGAGTGCGCTGACGGCAGTGGCGTCGGTGTCACGGTAATTGCGCAGAATCAACGATTCCATCAGGCACCTCCCTGTCATGTTGGTCATAGCGACGCAGATCGACCACCCGCAGGCGTTTGCCTGCGCGAGGGTGACGCGCAAGATCCTCGAATCTGCAGCTCTGAATGCGTAGTTCCAGTAATTGCGCAGCCTGCAATTGCCGTATCTGCGGATACAGCTCGACCAATCGGGCCTCAAGTGTCTGGTGGGCACAAGTCGCTCGTTCGTTCACAACGCATTTCAACGTCAACACATCCGTGCAGTCGACCTGCTCAATCAACAATTGCCAGTCGTCGCTGCCAGTGACCAGCCGTACGCTCTTGCTGATTTCTTCCGCCATCAGCGACACAATCCCGACCCGCACACGCTGGCTGTTACCGCTGCGCCCCTTCAAGGCGAATTTGCGTTGCGCAGCTCCCGCCGGTTCCCGCCAGCACGCCAGGTCGCCCACGGGATAGCGAATCAGCGGCATCAAGCGGCGATGGAGGTTGGTCAGTACCAACAGGCCGGGTTGATCAAAAGCCTCGATCGTTGCTCCAGTGTGCTCGTCGATTATTTCCAGCAGAACGTGTCCGTCAGGCGTGCGATGTTCTCCCTCGGCGCAGTCAGGATGACTGGCGCCGATGAACCCGCCGTCAACGCTGGCGTAGCCGATGGAGGCGATCCGAGCGTTGGGCATTACCTGTTCAAGGAGCTGGCGTTGTGAGGCGAACAGGCTTTCGCCGCCATACAGCACCGTATCGACCGCGGCCAACGTGCGGTCGCTTTGCTTTAGCCAACTGGCGAAAGTCAATAACTGCGCAGGTACGCCAGCCAGAACATTGATCCGGTGCTGGGTGATGGCATCGGCCAGCAGCGGCGAGTCGACTTCACCGGTAAACGGAAACTCGGTAATACCCGTTGTCACGTGAGCCAGTGCATCGTGAATGAACAGGAAGCTGGCATACAGGTCACCGGCGAAGAACAGGTTGGCTATCCGATCGCCCGGCTTCAATTGCTTACTGACGCTGCGGCCGAAATCCTCGACCGTGCGCTGCCATTCAGCTCGGTCATAGACAGAAAGTCTGCCGCTGCCGGTTGATCCGCCGGTCTTGAAGACCAAGGCTGACTCCAACGGGCCAGTCAGGACCGGCCAGTGATCGAGGTCCTCGCTGCCAGTCCAAAAGCTGGCAGGATCGAGCAGCGGCAGTTCATGCAGTTGGTCTATCGCCTCGGGAACATCGGCGAGGCATTGCTTGTAGTAAGGCGAATGCTGACGGGCGAAGCTCAGCAACTGGTTGATGGGCTGGTTTTTTTTCACGGTACATTCTTCTTGATATGAATAATCCGACTCGCGCCCGGACGTCAGCGGCGCGAATCAATGACCAGCGGC
This genomic interval from Pseudomonas koreensis contains the following:
- a CDS encoding phenylacetate--CoA ligase family protein, whose protein sequence is MKKNQPINQLLSFARQHSPYYKQCLADVPEAIDQLHELPLLDPASFWTGSEDLDHWPVLTGPLESALVFKTGGSTGSGRLSVYDRAEWQRTVEDFGRSVSKQLKPGDRIANLFFAGDLYASFLFIHDALAHVTTGITEFPFTGEVDSPLLADAITQHRINVLAGVPAQLLTFASWLKQSDRTLAAVDTVLYGGESLFASQRQLLEQVMPNARIASIGYASVDGGFIGASHPDCAEGEHRTPDGHVLLEIIDEHTGATIEAFDQPGLLVLTNLHRRLMPLIRYPVGDLACWREPAGAAQRKFALKGRSGNSQRVRVGIVSLMAEEISKSVRLVTGSDDWQLLIEQVDCTDVLTLKCVVNERATCAHQTLEARLVELYPQIRQLQAAQLLELRIQSCRFEDLARHPRAGKRLRVVDLRRYDQHDREVPDGIVDSAQLP